One region of Eupeodes corollae chromosome 1, idEupCoro1.1, whole genome shotgun sequence genomic DNA includes:
- the LOC129940469 gene encoding trypsin delta-like, giving the protein MFSKTVAKITVLLIVINGFLNVSINAKENDRIIGGQDVLVEEFPHQVSLRFKNFHICGGSLLNSRLVLTAAHCVDSYKSSDLPNLNVVLGSSTLNSGGVSKPFQSFAKHQYYNRDNLNYDVALVKMNTPVTFTSSIQPITLSRTNPKEGAQVYVTGFGVRQNNETESSNKLQGVQLNFIPRAACISPPNKYDPSIVTPVMSCAGATQKGSCRGDSGGPLTDITTKTLVGIVSWGYICADEGFPGVYANVPALRRWIVNSMNIMSRT; this is encoded by the coding sequence ATGTTCTCTAAAACAGTTGCAAAAATAACAGTGCTATTAATTGTcattaatggttttttaaatgtctCAATTAATGCCAAAGAAAATGATCGCATTATTGGAGGACAGGATGTTCTAGTAGAAGAGTTTCCACATCAAGTGTCCTTacgattcaaaaattttcacatttgcGGAGGCTCTCTTTTGAATAGCCGCTTAGTTTTGACGGCCGCACATTGTGTAGATTCATATAAATCGAGTGATCTTCCAAATTTAAATGTCGTACTTGGTTCCTCTACGTTGAATTCTGGAGGCGTATCGAAACCTTTCCAATCGTTTGCCAAACATCAATACTATAATAGAGACAATTTGAATTACGATGTGGCGCTGGTCAAAATGAACACACCGGTAACATTTACCAGTTCTATACAACCAATCACTTTATCGAGGACGAATCCAAAAGAAGGAGCTCAAGTTTATGTCACTGGATTTGGAGTACGCCAAAATAATGAGACTGAGTCTTCAAACAAACTTCAAGGTGTTCAACTTAATTTCATTCCAAGGGCAGCTTGTATATCACCACCCAATAAATACGACCCATCAATTGTAACTCCAGTAATGAGTTGTGCTGGTGCTACACAAAAGGGATCATGCAGAGGAGATTCCGGAGGCCCATTGACTGATATAACCACAAAAACGTTAGTGGGAATTGTATCATGGGGATATATATGTGCTGATGAAGGCTTCCCAGGAGTTTATGCCAATGTTCCGGCTCTTCGTAGATGGATCGTAAATTCGATGAATATTATGTCAAGAACATAA
- the LOC129949143 gene encoding uncharacterized protein K02A2.6-like, with translation MDNGTRFCSKEFQQFCKSGGVKHIRTAPFHPQSNEQVERFVDTLKNALKKVKDEQTPQHGLQQFLSMYRTAQNRNTPNGLPPAKLMYGRKLKTTLDLLRDYPRHFSSTKKDKQVMQFNRHHGAKFRSLKPGDLVFVKTYRLKKCNWEPGTVLEQMGKVNYNILIPSKSILVRAHINQLCPRSKLSELKKPPKVSPQ, from the coding sequence ATGGATAATGGAACGCGGTTCTGCAGTAAGGAGTTCCAACAATTTTGCAAATCTGGTGGCGTAAAACACATCCGAACTGCACCATTTCATCCTCAGTCAAACGAGCAGGTTGAGAGATTCGttgatactttaaaaaatgcccTGAAGAAAGTAAAGGATGAGCAAACTCCGCAACATGGATTACAACAATTCCTCAGCATGTATAGAACAGCTCAAAATCGAAACACTCCAAATGGACTACCACCAGCTAAGCTGATGTATGGTAGGAAATTGAAAACAACGCTGGACCTTTTACGTGACTACCCAAGACATTTTTCATCGACGAAAAAAGATAAACAAGTAATGCAGTTCAATCGTCATCATGGAGCTAAATTTCGAAGTCTTAAACCCGGAGATCTAGTTTTCGTAAAAACATAtcgtcttaaaaaatgtaattgggAACCAGGAACAGTTCTTGAACAGATGGGTAAGGTAAATTACAATATTCTTATTCCCAGTAAATCAATACTTGTTAGAGCTCATATCAACCAATTGTGTCCAAGATCTAAGCTATCAGAACTAAAAAAACCGCCAAAGGTTTCACCGCAATAG